Proteins from a single region of Lampris incognitus isolate fLamInc1 chromosome 16, fLamInc1.hap2, whole genome shotgun sequence:
- the dmac2l gene encoding ATP synthase subunit s, mitochondrial, translating into MRLLSKAVRAAWRPRDGHSRRFWGWLNAVFNKVDYERIKAVGPDRAAAEWLLRCGAKVRFEGFERWHHDYNGLPTGPLGRYKIQAIDATESCIMFRGFDHLVGLEHLEEIKFNKCIYIEDTCLEQLSSIENLQASLYAMEVVTCGNVTDKGIIALHKLRNLEYLFLSDLPGVTDKEKTVERLQTALPRLDIALDLE; encoded by the exons ATGCGGCTTCTGTCGAAGGCGGTGCGGGCGGCTTGGCGTCCGAGAGACGGACACAGCAGACGGTTTTGGGGCTGGCTCAACGCCGTTTTCAACAA GGTGGATTACGAGAGGATTAAAGCTGTCGGTCCGGACCGGGCCGCCGCCGAATGGCTCCTGAGGTGTGGGGCCAAAGTGAGGTTCGAGGGCTTCGAACGCTGGCACCACGACTACAACGGTCTGCCCACTGGGCCCCTGGGCCGCTACAAGATCCAGGCAATAGACGCCACAGAGTCCTGCATCATGTTCCGAGGGTTTGATCATCTAG TGGGCTTGGAGCACTTGGAGGAAATCAAATTCAACAAGTGTATCTACATCGAGGACACCTGCCTGGAGCAGCTGAGCTCGATAGAGAACCTCCAGGCGAGTCTGTACGCGATGGAGGTGGTGACCTGTGGTAACGTGACGGATAAGGGCATCATCGCGCTGCACAAACTCAG GAATCTGGAGTATCTGTTTCTCAGTGATCTTCCCGGGGTCACGGATAAAGAGAAGACTGTCGAGAGGCTGCAGACGGCCCTTCCTCGCCTGGACATAGCGCTGGATCTTGAGTGA